A genomic stretch from Candidatus Nitrososphaera gargensis Ga9.2 includes:
- a CDS encoding transcription initiation factor IIB, giving the protein MNSTSMQASVVCSACKNEVVVTDHECGEVICSRCGIVIDRVESPAVQDWRAFSVDEFYRKSRTGAPTSLARYNKGLLTSIGNSKANGLNFNRIRVWDFRIQAANDRSLKQALPELEHLKESLGLPDAIVEKSAYFYRKASRLGLIKGRTVSSVLAASVYLACRELENPRTLSEIATASNVARKKISRDYRMLVRMFDPKIPTVDHARCITRIANKVGVSEKTKRIAVKIMREIVAMQISAGKGPMGIAATVLYIACMHAGEVKTQKELSIAAGVTEVTIRNRYSELKKYLQDFAKSSTLAIAILMFVFQSPVIMHSATRYATTVLLH; this is encoded by the coding sequence TTGAACAGCACCTCAATGCAAGCGTCGGTTGTATGCTCTGCATGCAAGAACGAGGTCGTGGTAACAGATCATGAATGTGGCGAAGTCATTTGCAGCCGCTGCGGAATAGTGATTGACAGGGTCGAAAGCCCGGCCGTACAGGATTGGCGCGCTTTTAGCGTCGATGAGTTTTACCGCAAGAGCCGGACGGGCGCTCCCACTTCGCTTGCCCGCTACAACAAAGGATTGCTCACATCCATAGGCAACAGCAAGGCAAACGGGCTGAATTTCAACAGGATAAGAGTGTGGGATTTCAGGATACAGGCAGCCAACGACAGAAGCCTTAAACAGGCACTGCCCGAGCTTGAGCACCTGAAGGAGAGCCTCGGGCTCCCAGATGCAATAGTGGAAAAGTCGGCGTATTTTTACCGTAAGGCAAGCAGACTGGGTCTGATAAAAGGAAGAACTGTGTCATCGGTCCTTGCCGCTTCAGTCTATCTTGCTTGCCGTGAGCTGGAGAACCCAAGGACGCTGAGCGAAATTGCCACTGCTAGCAATGTTGCACGCAAAAAAATCTCGCGCGATTACAGGATGTTGGTGCGCATGTTTGACCCAAAAATCCCGACAGTGGATCACGCAAGGTGCATCACTAGGATTGCAAACAAGGTTGGCGTCAGCGAAAAAACAAAGAGGATTGCCGTAAAGATAATGCGCGAAATCGTCGCCATGCAGATATCTGCAGGCAAGGGGCCAATGGGCATCGCTGCAACTGTCCTCTACATCGCCTGCATGCATGCAGGCGAGGTCAAGACACAAAAAGAGCTCTCAATTGCCGCCGGCGTCACAGAAGTGACAATCAGGAACCGCTACAGCGAGTTAAAAAAGTACCTTCAGGATTTCGCAAAGTCCTCTACACTGGCAATAGCAATACTCATGTTTGTCTTCCAGTCGCCTGTCATCATGCACTCTGCTACGAGATATGCCACGACTGTATTGCTGCACTAA
- a CDS encoding AbrB/MazE/SpoVT family DNA-binding domain-containing protein, with protein sequence MPSVGEVTTLAKNSPKFASLRTTVPMSVVKQWKLKEGDKLEWEWKVVDGEMALVIKKSKE encoded by the coding sequence ATGCCTAGCGTGGGAGAAGTCACAACACTGGCCAAGAACTCGCCCAAATTCGCATCGCTTAGGACCACGGTCCCCATGTCTGTTGTCAAGCAGTGGAAATTGAAGGAAGGCGACAAGCTGGAGTGGGAATGGAAGGTAGTCGACGGCGAAATGGCCCTAGTGATCAAGAAATCCAAGGAATAA
- a CDS encoding winged helix-turn-helix domain-containing protein produces MSGVTDDEGNYTGVFRRGARGTIDIIADILLLCTTWNKRTRIMYKANLSHQMLKVYVWHLVELGLLEESEDMKFRTTEKGKVFLSHYQHLSRLLIGLNDHHRPFVPQQDE; encoded by the coding sequence TTGTCTGGTGTTACTGACGATGAGGGAAACTACACAGGGGTATTCAGGCGCGGAGCAAGGGGTACTATTGACATCATTGCTGACATACTTTTACTTTGTACTACTTGGAACAAGAGGACCAGGATAATGTACAAGGCTAACCTGAGCCACCAGATGCTCAAAGTCTATGTCTGGCACCTGGTCGAGCTTGGGCTGCTTGAGGAGTCAGAGGACATGAAGTTCAGGACTACAGAGAAGGGGAAGGTATTTCTTTCGCACTACCAGCACTTGTCAAGGCTGCTGATCGGTCTGAACGATCATCATCGTCCCTTTGTCCCACAACAGGATGAGTAA